In Chitinophagaceae bacterium, the genomic window CAATCCCGGCACCATCGGAGGAACCTATCTTGGCAATCCTGTTTGTTGTGCAGCAGCTATCGCAACACTTGATTACATGCAGGAAATTGACATCAACGCAAAAGCAATGGCAGTGGGTGAGATGATCCGCAATCGTTTTTTGGAATTGAAAAAGAAATTTCTCAAACATATTTCTGACGTGCGTGGCATTGGTGCGATGATGGCGTTTGAAGTTTCACATGATGGCGATATTCACCAACCCAATGGTGACTTCACCAAACAGCTCACGCAACGTTGTTATGAAAAAGGATTGATCATCATCAGTGCGGGAGTGAATGGAAATGTGGTGAGGGTGTTGAGTCCGTTGGTGATTGAGGAGAAGGATTTGAAAAGAGGTTTGGATATTTTGGAAGAAAGTTTGACTGAATTGACCAGGTAATTAAACACGCTGAAATTTATCACTGGCTGTTCAATGACTTCATGTTATTAAGATTTTTCTCAACGGTTTTGGTGGAGTTATTTTCATCACCATACATTTTATTGAAAATCAAATATGATTTCTCTTCATAGCTGATGGCAGTTTCAAGGTCACCTTTGGCTTGCCATGCTAGGCCAAGATTGTTGTAATTGGTTGCCACGTTTGGATTTTCTTCCCCATATAACTTCAAAGAAATCGCGAGCGCTTTATCAAGGTAGCTAATGGCTTTGTCAAAATCCCTTTTATCCTGCCATGCCTGTGCGAGGTTGTTGTAGACAATTGCCACGGATGGATTTTCTTCTCCGAATAATTTCAAATCAATCGCCAGCGCTTTTTCAAGGTAGTTGATGGCTTTGTCAGGATCACCCTTGGCTTGCCATGCCAGCCCGAGGTTGTTGTAATCTCTTGCCAGGTTCGCATTTTCTTCACCGAATAATTTTAAATCAATCGCCAGCGCCTGGTCAAGGTAGCCGATCGCTTTGTCAGGATCATCTTTATCTTTCCAAACCATGCCGAGATTGTTATAACCAGTTGCCACATTTGGATTTTCATTACCGAATAATTTCAAAAAAATTGCCAGCGCTTTATTGTAGTAGCTGATGGCATTGTCAAGATCTCCCTTACCCTGGCTTGCCATGCCGAGATTGTTATAAGCAGTGGCAACATTTGGATTTTCTTCTCCGAATAACTTTAATGAAATGGTCAGCGCTTTATCTAGGTGGTTGATGGCTTTGTGAAAATCACCTTTGGCTTGCCATGTCAGGCCGAGGTTGTTGTAATCCTTTACCACGTTCGGATTTTCCTCCCCGAATAATTTCAAATCAATCACCAACGCTTTGTCCAGGTAGCTGATGGCTTTTTCAAGATCACCTTTGTCTTTCCATGCCATGCCGAGACTATTGTACGCCAATGCCACATTTGGATTTTCTTCCCCGAATAAATTCAAATAAACCGCCAGCGCAATATCGAGGTAGCTGACGGCTTTATCAAGATCACCTTTGGCTTGCCATGCCATGCCAAGATTGAGGTAACCCATTGCGGAGTTTGCGTTTTCTTTTCCGAATAATTTAAAAGAAATTGCCAGCGCTTTGTCAAGGTAGAAGATGGCTTTTTCAAGGTCACCTTTGTCTTTCCATGCCATGCCGAGGTTATTGTATCCCAATGCCACATTTGGGTTTTCTTCCCCGAATAATTTTATATAAATCGCCAGCGAATTATCGTAGTAGCTGATGGCTTTGTCAAGATTCCCTTTTACATGCCATGCCAGGCCGAGATTATTATAACCCAATGCAACGTTTGAATTTTCTTCCCCGAATAATTTCAAATAAATGGCCAGCGCATGATCAAGGTAGCTGATGGCTTTTACAAGATCACCCTTCGCTTGCCATGCCATGCCGAGGTTGTTGTAACCGGTTGCTATGTTTGGATTTTCTTCCCCGAATAATTTCAAAAAAATCGGCAGTGCTTTATTATAGGAGCTGATAGCATTGTCAAGATTTCCTTTTCCCTGCCATGACAAACCAAGATTGTTGTAAGCAATGGCAACATTTGGATTTTCCTCTCCAAATAACTTCAAAGAAATCGCCAGCGTTTTATCAAGGTAGCTGATGGCTTTGTCAAGATCGCCTTTATCCTGCCATGCCAGGGCGAGGTTGTTGTAATCTCTTGCCAGGTTAGGACTTTCATCCCCAAATAATTTCAAATCAATCGCCAGCGCTTTGTCAAGGTAGCTGATGGCTTTGTCAAGATCGCCTTTGTCTTTCCAGGCCATAGCGAGGCTGTTGTAAAGCATTGCATTATCTTCATTGTCTTCACCATTTTCAGCAATATGAAATGCCAGCGCCTTTCCGAGATAAGAAACAGTATGTGAGCCACGCCCAATGAGCTTCAGGTACAAAGAGTATTGAAACAGGTTATCATAGAGCTCCATTGCTTCCAAAGATTTTTCAAAGGACTCAATGGTTTGTTTAACTAAATCAGGGGTAGATGGTTTTGCAGATTGGTAAAGTGCGCGGCTCAAAAAATCATGAGCAATCAGCCTGGCTTTTTCAGTTGCTTCCTCGAGTGCTCTCTTCAGGTGATCCCTTGATTCTTTTACATGAATGAGTTCTATGTCCATCTCGGGTGTTGAAAGCACAGCAATTGCTTCATCAAGCCGACCTGCTTCAAAAAGCCCTCTTGCTTGTATCGATCGTGCCGTGTTTACCGGCACGCGTTCAATGGTACCGTAAATAAAAATTACTCTTTTGATGAAGTTGAGTAATTTTTCTTCTGCAAGACGAAGCTTGTTTTTGGTCTTGGCAATCAGGGTTGTTTGAGCGGGAAGCAACTGTTCAAGGTCTTCCTTACATTCGGTGACCTCCTTCATAATGAGATCATAATCATCCAGTTTTAGCGCGAACTGAAGCTCATTTTGTTTTTGAAGCAGTTCAGCTTCTTCAGGAATGTTCTTATTGATGAGATCAGTAAGTTCCTGAAATCTTTGGTTGATGAACTCTTCTCCAATGCCAAAAGAGATATTTCCGGCAACACTTGTGCTGGTAATTACTATTCCTGCCTTCTCCTTATAGGAAGCGACATCAACCGGCAGTTGTTTGTCTGATGTCGCTATTTGGGGTTTTCAGTATCGGGGGATTTTTTTATAGTTACATTTTTAATTTTTACATCTTCAGTAAATATGCCTTTATCTACTTTTACACCCGTTCCCTGGTCCATATGGACTGAATCAATGTCGAGATTGCGGCCTGAGATTTCCTTTAAATAAATTCCGTAACTCTCAGGGTCATGCTTTTCGACCACCTGAATAAGTTCATTTGCTTTTGTTAGCAATTCCTGATCATTCTGGGCATCGGCGCTCTCAAGATCTTCTCTCAGTGATCCGCGTTTGCTTTCTGAAGCAGGATTTTTTTCTAAATCATCAACAGAAATTTTTCCTCCGAATTTTTTTTTGATAAACGCTTTGATGCCTTCGTATGCATCTTTTATTGCTTGTTCAGCAGTGGGTTTCAGGCCAGCGGCTGCTCCTGTAGCAAGTGCTGCAACTATTAAAGTAAGTGGATCCATGGCTATGAATTGAGAAGTTCAAAATACTGTTTTTGCATTAATCTGTTGCTGAATGTCACAATTAATTTTTTATACCAGGCATATTCAAAAAAGAAATTTCCCCATTGCGGATGTTTTTTCTTCTCTTAAAGTAACCGTTTTGATATTGGTAAATAGAAATTTGTGATTACCAGTGTAAGAATCTGTTTTGAAATCAATTAATTTTTTTACAATGCTCTTTGGTTCGGCTTTGCCAGAAGCGCACCCTGAGCGCAGCCGAAGGGTAAGCGATGTAACAATTATATTGATTGATTTCAAAACAGACTGATTTTATAGTAGTGGCTGATCCAGTAAAACGAAATACTATGCGATAACCTTTAACCACTTAAAGGCAAGAGCCATTTCATTGATTAATCATAGGAACTTCTAAGAATTTAAGGCTATAAAATTTAATCACGTATTTTTTTTCCGATCTTTCCCCCATGGCCCTCAGCCGTTTCTTCACCATCATTATTATTGCCAGCATCGGCTGGGCATTTTTCCTGTTGCTCACCGGTAACCTGTATTCATTTACCGGAATGATCAATGGCAAACAAGGCGATCCCACGATGGTTGCCGAAAGAGATTCTGCTGATCAGAAAAGGATGGATCCATTGCTCTTTGCTTTAATAAAGAATGTTGGGGGAGATGGTTATCAGCATGGCGACACACTCTACCATCTCACTAAATCAGGAATTGTTGAAGTAAGTGTCGGTTCTCAAAAAGCGGATGGACTTTTTCCTACCTGCAAAAATACGATCATAGACATCTGGCTGCCACTGATCGGTTACCTCACTTTTTTCTGTGGGTTGATGAATTTATTGAGCGATTCAAAAGCTACAGAGAAAATGTCGCGGTTTCTCACGCCGCTCTTTTCAAAAATTTTTCCGGACCTTCCGAAAGCGCATCCTGCTTACGGTTACATGACGATGAATTTTGCAGCGAACTTTCTTGGTCTTGATTCTGCTGCCACGCCTTTCGGCTTAAAAGCGATGGAAAGCATGCAGATATCCAATCCTGTGAAAGAGAAAGCCACGAACAGCCAGATTATGTTTCTGTGCCTGCACGCTGCCGGACTTACATTGATTCCGACTTCCATCATCGGTTATCGTGCAGCTATGAATGCAGCGAATCCTGCAGACATTATGTTGCCCACCATTATCACTTCATTCGTCGGTACCATTGCAGCACTTGTATTTGTAAGCATCAGGCAGCGCATCAATTTATTCAATGTTGCTGTGATTGGTATGGTGGCCGGCATCAGTCTCATCATTGGCGGATTAATGTATTTCATCAGTCAACTGCATGGCATTGACAAAATGCATTTCACCGGTAACCTGAGCAATGGCGTTTTGCTGTTCATCATCCTCGCTATTGTCGCTTATGCTTTTCTAAAGGAAAAAGTATTTACTACCGGCAACACAAATATTTTCGATTCATTTATCATGGGTGCAAAAGAAGGATTCACAACCGGTGTGCGGATTCTTCCTTACATGATTGCGATGCTTGCCGCACTCAGCATCTTTCGCAATTCAGGATTGATGGACATCGCGATGAATGGCATCACGGCCACACTGAATATTTTCAAAGTGGATCCGCAAATCATCAACGCCATTCCTGTCGCCTTGATGCGACCCTTCAGTGCCGGAGGTTCCCGTGGATTTATGTTGGATGCCATGAAAACGTACGGAGCAGATTCTCTTACCGGTCAACTCGCCTGCCTTTTCCAGGGAGCTGCTGAAACTACTTTTTATGTGGTGGCTTTATACTTCGGATCGGTTAGTGTGAAGAATACACGCTACACTTTGGGCATCATGTTGATGGTGGATTTTGTGTGCGTGATCACAGCAATCTTTGTTTGCCGGCTTTATTTCTAAGCCATTCATGTGTTTTGTAAGTTTGACATACAACCTTTTAACCTTGCAGTTTCGGTAATGTTTCCCTACCTGTTTATTCACCAAAATTATTTTTAGAAAGATTCGCTGAATGAAACAACAATTTATAAACGGCAAATGGTGTGATGCACTCACCGGCAATACCTGGCCTGTTCAAAATCCTGCCACCGAAGAAATCATCACAACCGTTCCTTTCGGAAATGATGAAGATTGCAATCTCGCTATTGAAGCTGCTTATATAGCATTTCCCGCATGGAGCAATTTGTCTAATTGGACACGTGGTGATATGCTAAAGAAGACAGCCGACATCATTCGCAAAAACCTGAAGGATTACGCGACGGAAATGGTACTGGAATCGGGAAAGCCGATGGCAGAAGCGATTGGTGAATGGCGTGTTGCGGCAAATCTCTTTGAATGGTTTGCGGAAGAAGGAAAGCGTTCGTATGGAAAAGTAATTCCATCTGCGCGAACTGATAAGCGCATGAGTGTGATTTATCAACCGATGGGTGTAATCGGGGTTATCACTGCGTGGAATTTTCCGGCTTATAATCCTGCTCGCGCTTGTGCAGCAGCTTTGGCTGCCGGCTGCACAATTATTTGTAAAGGATCTGAATACACTCCGCTGACTTCCATGAATTTATTTTCAGCCTTGCAGGAAGCAGGAATTCCTGCTGGTGTTGCCAACCTCGTGAATGGTGATTCAGCGAAGATTGGGGAAGCGATGTTACACCATCCGAAACTGAAAAAGATTTCTTTTACCGGAAGTACACGCGTAGGAAAAATTCTGATGGATGGTGCGTCAAAAACTGCAACAAAACTTGCATTGGAACTTGGTGGAAATGCGCCGGTAATTATTATGGATGATGTAGATGTAGAGAAAGTAGCAAAGACTGCAGTAGTTTCCAAGTTCAGAAACGCCGGACAAGTATGTGTAGCTCCACAAAGATTTTTTGTGCACCGGAAAATCTATGATGCTTTCGTAAATGCAACAGCTCGTTATGCAAATGAACATACCACCGGAAATGGTCTTGAAGAAAAATCTAAAATGGGTCCGTTGATAAATGCGCGCCAACAGGAAATGGTGTTGTCAATTATTAATGAAGCAAAAAATGAAGGTGCAGAAATAGTAGCAGGCGGAACTAAACGTGAGAAAGGTTTTTTTGTCGAACCAACCATCATTGCTGACCGTAACGGGAACTCACCATTTCTCAATAAAGAAATTTTTGGTCCTGTACTTCCAATTGTTCCATTTGATACAATAGATGAAGTGATTGAAAAAGCGAACAATACTCCATACGGACTTGCAGCTTATATATGGACCAATGATTTGAAAACTTCTATCTTACTTTCAGAGAAACTGGAATTTGGAATGATTGGTATTAATGAATGGTCACCACATGCAACGGAAGCTCCTTTTGGCGGTTGGAAACAAAGTGGAATCGGTCATGAAAGCGGCAGTGAAGGATTGTTTGAATACCTGGAGAAGAAGCTGATTTCAATTGGTGGATTGTGAATGATGCGCCAATGAATTATTTTGCCGATGTGACAATTACAAATGCCTCAGTAACTAAATAACGACTAAGGATTCACAACTAACGACTCAAATGGACTACGGCGCGCTTGCACTCATCCCACCATTGGTAGTCATCATCCTGGCCATCCTGCTCCGCACTTCTTTCGAACCATTGTTAATCGGTTGCATTGTAGGTTTTATCATTCTTCAACGCGAAAATTTCTTCACAGGATTTGTTGATTCATTGTATCGGGTGATGGAAGATGAAAGTACGGTATGGGTTATTCTTGTTTGCGGATTGTATGGTTCCCTGATTGGATTGATGGTGCGATCCGGCGGGGCGATGAAGTTCGGGGAAGATATGCTGATGCGTATTAAAACAAGAAGAGCAGCACTATTTGGCACCTGGGGACTTGGACTTTTTATCTTTCTCGATGATTACCTCAGCGCACTTACGGTAGGTATTACTATGAAAAAAATTACCGATCATTTTAAGATTCCAAGAGAATACCTGGCATACATCGTAAACACTACGGCGCCGCCATGGAGTGTGGTGGTACCGATTTCAACATGGACACTTTTTATCGGTTCCATTCTTGTCAAGTGCAAGTTTGCTCCTGAAGGAATGGGTAATCATGTTTACTGGCAGGTGATTCCATATGTAGCTTACAGTTGGGTTTCTGTTTTATTAATTCCGTTGGTAATACTTGGAATTGTTCCGCTCTTTGGTAAAATGAAATTGGCAAATGAACGTGCGATTAACTCAGGAGAAGTAATTCCTCCGGGAAGAAAAATTGCCGCGGTTAAACTTGAATTATTTGAAAATGAAAAGCAACCTAAATCATTGTATTTCATTTTACCACTGGTGGTATTATTGGGTGCAACCATAGCGCTGGATTATGATGCGTTGAAAGGCGTGATGATTGCAGTTGCTTTTACCTTTATCTATTACATGGTGATGAAGCTTGGATCTTTTCAGCAGCTTTCGGAAACATTGTTTACCGGATTTAACAGCATGCTCTATGCTTTGGCATTGGTGGTGATGAGTTATGTACTGAAAGATGCAGGAGATCAACTTGGACTGACCCAATATGTTATCGACAGTGTGAAACCAATTGTGAGCAGAGAACTCCTTCCGGTGTTGGTGTTTGTCGCTATTTCTTTCATTTCATTTACAACAGGATCTTCATGGGGCGTTTATGCAGTTGCGATTCCCATCATCATTCCACTTTCAGTTTCTTTGGGATCAAATCCGTTGATTGATATCGGAGCTGTCGTCAGCGCCGGGGTGTTTGGAGCAAATGCTTGTCTCTATTCAGATGCTACAATCCTCACTGCGCAAAGCACAGACACTAATAATCTTGATCATGCGCTTTCGCAGTTACCTTTTGCATTAATTGCCTTTGGTATTTCTGTATTGGTGTATTTGGGATTTGGATTTTTTCTTTGATCATCCGGAACAAATTATGACTTACATCGAAACCTTAAATAGCGGAATTCAAATTTCATCAATGCTCGCAGTGCAAGCGGAGCAACTTGAATTATTGCAACGAAAAGTATTTCCATTGCTTGCCGAAGAAGAATTACTGCATGCTGACCAATACAAAAAACACCTGGAGATTTTTCCCGAAGGACAATTCGTTGCTCTTGACGGAGTGAAAGTAATTGGCGCCACTACTTCCATGCGTTATCACTATAATATTGAAGACCCGGAACCCCATACTTTTCAGGAGGTGATGGGTGGTGGCTGGCTGACAACACATGAGCCCAATGGGGAATGGTTGTATGGCATTGATGTAAGTGTCGATCCTTCCTATAGGAAAATAGGTATTGCGAAAGCATTGTATAAGGCACGTCAGCACACCGTTCACCAGTTGGAATTGAAAGGACAAATAACAGTTGGTATGTTAAATGGATTCGGAGCAGTGAAAGATAAAATGACCCTGGATGAATATTATGAAAAAGTAAAGAGCGGTGAGTTGTTTGATCCGACAGTTTCAGTGCAACAAAAGGTAGGATTTAAAATAGCAGGATTGATAAAAGAATACCTTCACGATCCAACTTGTGGCAATGCCGGAGCGCTCATTGTTTTGGAGGCAGGAGAATTAGGAATTAGGAATTAAATTGGGACGTACAAGATAGGATTTTACAATAAGACTAAAGACTACTAACGACTAAGGACTTCTGACTAAGGACTCATTGGCACATCAACTCTACCCATGACACACATCAACCTCAAAACATCCATCCCCGGACCAAAAAGTCAGCAAGTACTCGAACGCAGAAAAAATGCAATGCCGGCCGGTCTCGCCAAATCAACCGAAGTTGTGATTGATCATGCTGAAGGTGGAATGGTGTACGACGTTGATGGAAACGCATTACTCGATTTTGCAGGAGGAATTGGTATGATGAATGTCGGTCACCGGCCGGAGCAAGTGGTGAATGCGATGAAAATGCAAATGGAAAAATATCTCCACATCTGCACATTGGTTGCTACGCCTGAACCTTATGTGGAGCTCGCGGAATTACTCAATGAACTAACACCTGGAAATTTTCCGAAGAAAACAATACTTGCCAATTCAGGAAGTGAAGCAGTGGAGAATGCTGTAAACGTTGCACGATACTACACTAAAAGAACGGCAGTGATCTGTTTTGAAGCTGCTTACCATGGTAGAACATTGCTAACGTTATCACTCACCAGTAAATATGGTTTATTCAAAAAAGGATTTGGTCCGTTTGTGAGTGATATTTATAGATTGCCAGCACCAAATATATATCGCCGGCCGAAACAAATGAGCGAAGAGGATTACATTGATTACTGCATACAGCAATTTGATCAACAGATGATGTCGCAGGTTGATCCTGCTGCTGTTGCTGCGATCATCATTGAACCAATTCAGGGGGAGGGCGGATTTATTTCTATGCCTAAAAGATTTTTGGAAAAACTGCGCGCTATCTGTGATCAGCATGGAATCGTACTCATCTTCGATGAGATTCAGTGTGGTGCTTCACGTACAGGAAAATTTTTTGCCTGCGAGCACACAGGTGTTGTCCCCGATTTGATTTGTATGGCAAAATCTATTGGTGCCGGCATGCCCATCAGTGCCGTTACCGGCAAAGCGGAAATCATTGATG contains:
- a CDS encoding spore maturation protein, with amino-acid sequence MALSRFFTIIIIASIGWAFFLLLTGNLYSFTGMINGKQGDPTMVAERDSADQKRMDPLLFALIKNVGGDGYQHGDTLYHLTKSGIVEVSVGSQKADGLFPTCKNTIIDIWLPLIGYLTFFCGLMNLLSDSKATEKMSRFLTPLFSKIFPDLPKAHPAYGYMTMNFAANFLGLDSAATPFGLKAMESMQISNPVKEKATNSQIMFLCLHAAGLTLIPTSIIGYRAAMNAANPADIMLPTIITSFVGTIAALVFVSIRQRINLFNVAVIGMVAGISLIIGGLMYFISQLHGIDKMHFTGNLSNGVLLFIILAIVAYAFLKEKVFTTGNTNIFDSFIMGAKEGFTTGVRILPYMIAMLAALSIFRNSGLMDIAMNGITATLNIFKVDPQIINAIPVALMRPFSAGGSRGFMLDAMKTYGADSLTGQLACLFQGAAETTFYVVALYFGSVSVKNTRYTLGIMLMVDFVCVITAIFVCRLYF
- a CDS encoding sodium:proton antiporter; amino-acid sequence: MDYGALALIPPLVVIILAILLRTSFEPLLIGCIVGFIILQRENFFTGFVDSLYRVMEDESTVWVILVCGLYGSLIGLMVRSGGAMKFGEDMLMRIKTRRAALFGTWGLGLFIFLDDYLSALTVGITMKKITDHFKIPREYLAYIVNTTAPPWSVVVPISTWTLFIGSILVKCKFAPEGMGNHVYWQVIPYVAYSWVSVLLIPLVILGIVPLFGKMKLANERAINSGEVIPPGRKIAAVKLELFENEKQPKSLYFILPLVVLLGATIALDYDALKGVMIAVAFTFIYYMVMKLGSFQQLSETLFTGFNSMLYALALVVMSYVLKDAGDQLGLTQYVIDSVKPIVSRELLPVLVFVAISFISFTTGSSWGVYAVAIPIIIPLSVSLGSNPLIDIGAVVSAGVFGANACLYSDATILTAQSTDTNNLDHALSQLPFALIAFGISVLVYLGFGFFL
- a CDS encoding tetratricopeptide repeat protein → MKEVTECKEDLEQLLPAQTTLIAKTKNKLRLAEEKLLNFIKRVIFIYGTIERVPVNTARSIQARGLFEAGRLDEAIAVLSTPEMDIELIHVKESRDHLKRALEEATEKARLIAHDFLSRALYQSAKPSTPDLVKQTIESFEKSLEAMELYDNLFQYSLYLKLIGRGSHTVSYLGKALAFHIAENGEDNEDNAMLYNSLAMAWKDKGDLDKAISYLDKALAIDLKLFGDESPNLARDYNNLALAWQDKGDLDKAISYLDKTLAISLKLFGEENPNVAIAYNNLGLSWQGKGNLDNAISSYNKALPIFLKLFGEENPNIATGYNNLGMAWQAKGDLVKAISYLDHALAIYLKLFGEENSNVALGYNNLGLAWHVKGNLDKAISYYDNSLAIYIKLFGEENPNVALGYNNLGMAWKDKGDLEKAIFYLDKALAISFKLFGKENANSAMGYLNLGMAWQAKGDLDKAVSYLDIALAVYLNLFGEENPNVALAYNSLGMAWKDKGDLEKAISYLDKALVIDLKLFGEENPNVVKDYNNLGLTWQAKGDFHKAINHLDKALTISLKLFGEENPNVATAYNNLGMASQGKGDLDNAISYYNKALAIFLKLFGNENPNVATGYNNLGMVWKDKDDPDKAIGYLDQALAIDLKLFGEENANLARDYNNLGLAWQAKGDPDKAINYLEKALAIDLKLFGEENPSVAIVYNNLAQAWQDKRDFDKAISYLDKALAISLKLYGEENPNVATNYNNLGLAWQAKGDLETAISYEEKSYLIFNKMYGDENNSTKTVEKNLNNMKSLNSQ
- a CDS encoding NAD-dependent succinate-semialdehyde dehydrogenase, coding for MKQQFINGKWCDALTGNTWPVQNPATEEIITTVPFGNDEDCNLAIEAAYIAFPAWSNLSNWTRGDMLKKTADIIRKNLKDYATEMVLESGKPMAEAIGEWRVAANLFEWFAEEGKRSYGKVIPSARTDKRMSVIYQPMGVIGVITAWNFPAYNPARACAAALAAGCTIICKGSEYTPLTSMNLFSALQEAGIPAGVANLVNGDSAKIGEAMLHHPKLKKISFTGSTRVGKILMDGASKTATKLALELGGNAPVIIMDDVDVEKVAKTAVVSKFRNAGQVCVAPQRFFVHRKIYDAFVNATARYANEHTTGNGLEEKSKMGPLINARQQEMVLSIINEAKNEGAEIVAGGTKREKGFFVEPTIIADRNGNSPFLNKEIFGPVLPIVPFDTIDEVIEKANNTPYGLAAYIWTNDLKTSILLSEKLEFGMIGINEWSPHATEAPFGGWKQSGIGHESGSEGLFEYLEKKLISIGGL
- the gabT gene encoding 4-aminobutyrate--2-oxoglutarate transaminase; translated protein: MTHINLKTSIPGPKSQQVLERRKNAMPAGLAKSTEVVIDHAEGGMVYDVDGNALLDFAGGIGMMNVGHRPEQVVNAMKMQMEKYLHICTLVATPEPYVELAELLNELTPGNFPKKTILANSGSEAVENAVNVARYYTKRTAVICFEAAYHGRTLLTLSLTSKYGLFKKGFGPFVSDIYRLPAPNIYRRPKQMSEEDYIDYCIQQFDQQMMSQVDPAAVAAIIIEPIQGEGGFISMPKRFLEKLRAICDQHGIVLIFDEIQCGASRTGKFFACEHTGVVPDLICMAKSIGAGMPISAVTGKAEIIDAPHLGGVGGTYGGNPLACVAAIEAVKILSSSSFLQRVSEVGELMRANLASWKSKYKSIGDVRGVGAMQLVEFVKSSETREPDPDLTLEIIKDAVAKGVILIRAGLYSNCIRLLPPIVMTDEQLQEGLNVLEGAISRADEKGSKYLKDKVAF
- a CDS encoding GNAT family N-acetyltransferase; protein product: MLAVQAEQLELLQRKVFPLLAEEELLHADQYKKHLEIFPEGQFVALDGVKVIGATTSMRYHYNIEDPEPHTFQEVMGGGWLTTHEPNGEWLYGIDVSVDPSYRKIGIAKALYKARQHTVHQLELKGQITVGMLNGFGAVKDKMTLDEYYEKVKSGELFDPTVSVQQKVGFKIAGLIKEYLHDPTCGNAGALIVLEAGELGIRN